In Anas acuta chromosome 21, bAnaAcu1.1, whole genome shotgun sequence, one genomic interval encodes:
- the MAP7D1 gene encoding MAP7 domain-containing protein 1 isoform X1, protein MGDSVLPLAVQPPSPGGTLHGDSPPPQHDRPLPPAVSPPGQPPSPIPPAVTPSKTSIPPVPPAVPPPGQPVPPAAPPSMESSTPQRDLPVPTATSPSGQPDSPIPPTVAPSAESVPPWCEQPPPSPPRPPVVGHPKAEASPPAASQPLPVPAAPCPAETVPPGSTPQDPAASKGAPPDAKSPPGSAAGPPKDVPPKGDRSSPAAASPASAASPRPKQDAQKAQARHKQAKERREERAKYLAAKRVLWLEKEEKAKLLREKQLEDRRKRLEEQRLKAEKRRAVLEERQRQKLEKNKERYEAAIQRSAKKTWAEIRQQRWSWAGALHHGSSAHKDDRSLQLSPWESSIVDRLMTPTLSFLARSRSAVTLAGNGKEQVPVCPRSASASPLSPCHNHRLQHRCWERRKGPAGSPDVTPRRRTESSPKKKEKKEKERENAKERSTLSRERSLKKRQSLPAAQPRLLPAGDSSPGPKNRPSSPATPKGRPASPSPALGSPHKPPLPRSAHSSPKVRAKARDERGEQEGQVKAREKKEEERGSAPSDPPRVPTEPPAAPTAPAAPSPAVATPPSRPPAGTTDREEAARLLAEKRRQAREQREREERERREQEEQERRLQEERAQRAAEEQSRREALARQREEERRLQEEREAQERARAEKEEAERLQRQREEAEARAREEAERQRQEREKHFQREEQERLERKKRLEEIMKRTRKSDAGDAKKKEDKKIMNGKAAEQEDVTGREKRAGPMPKAEELPETETPSTGTPGTLKGPSGEGLQPSSPTKEVAAPVVNGVQPGKHENGFSGTEGSPELLELSHHSSSPGSIIPFGDKEPFLKQAVVKPPQVTEVL, encoded by the exons ATGGGAGACAGCGTGCTGCCCCTCGCCGTGCAGCCCCCCTCGCCCGGGGGCACCCTGCACGGAGACAGCCCCCCCCCACAGCATGACCGACCCCTCCCTCCGGCCGTCAGCCCCCCAGGACAGCCCCCATCACCCATCCCTCCGGCCGTCACCCCTTCCAAAACGAGCATCCCGCCCGTCCCTcctgctgtcccccccccaggacagcccgtcccccccgccgcccccccctccATGGAGAGCAGCACCCCGCAACGTGACCTCCCCGTCCCCACAGCCACCTCTCCATCAGGACAGCCCGActcccccatccctcccaccGTGGCCCCTTCAGCAGAGAGCGTCCCCCCCTGGTgcgagcagcccccccccagccctccccggccccccgTTGTGGGGCACCCCAAAGCAGAGGCATCGCCCCCCGCCGCCAGCCAGCCGCTCCCcgtccctgctgccccctgcccgGCAGAGACGGTGCCCCCCGGGAGCACCCCCCAGGACCCCGCCGCCAGCAAAGGGGCCCCCCCCGATGCCAAAAGCCCCCCGGGCAGCGCAGCAGGACCCCCAAAGGACGTGCCCCCCAAGGGTGACCGCTCgtccccagctgcagcatcaCCGGCTTCGGCCGCCAGCCCCAGACCCAAGCAAG ACGCCCAGAAGGCGCAGGCGAGGCACAAGCAGGCCAAGGAGAGGCGCGAGGAGCGAGCGAAGTACCTGG CTGCCAAGCGGGTGCTGTggctggagaaggaggagaaggccaAGCTGCTGCGggagaagcagctggaggaTCGCCGCAAGCGGCTGGAGGAGCAGCGGCTGAAGGCGGAGAAGCGCCGCGCCGTGCTGGAGGAGCGGCAGAGGCAGAAGCTGGAGAAGAACAAG GAGCGCTACGAGGCGGCCATCCAGCGCTCGGCCAAGAAGACGTGGGCAGAGATCCGGCAGCAGCGGTGGTCGTGGGCTGGGGCCCTGCACCACGGCTCCTCGGCGCACAAGGACG ACCGCAGCTTGCAGCTCAGCCCCTGGGAGAGCAGCATCGTGGACCGGCTGATGACGCCCACCCTGTCCTTCCTCGCGCGCAGCCGGAGCGCCGTGACGCTGGCTGGGAACGGCAAGGAGCAGG tgcccgTGTGCCCCCGCTCGGCCTCCgccagccccctcagcccctgccaCAACCACCGCCTGCAGCACCGCTGCTGGGAGCGGCGGAAGGGCCCCGCCGGCAGCCCCGACGTGACGCCGCGCCGCCGCACTGAGTCCTCGCCC aagaagaaggagaagaaggagaaggagcgGGAGAACGCCAAGGAGCGCAGCACCTTGTCCCGCGAGCGCAGCCTCAAGAAGCGGCAGTCGCTGCCCGCGGCACAGCCCCGGCTCCTGCCCGCAGGGGACAGCAG CCCTGGCCCCAAGAACCGTCCCTCGTCCCCCGCCACCCCCAAAGGCCGCCCGGCATCCCCCAGCCCGGCCCTCGGCTCCCCCCACAAGCCGCCCCTGCCCCGCAGCGCCCATTCGTCCCCCAAGGTGCGTGCCAAAGCCCGGGACGAGCGGGGTGAGCAGGAGGGCCAGGTGAAAGCAcgagagaagaaggaggaggagaggggctcGGCCCCCTCCGACCCCCCCAGGGTGCCCACAGAGCCCCCAGCAG cccccacagcccccgcagcccccagccccgctgtggCCACCCCCCCCAGCAGACCCCCGGCCGGCACCACGGACCGGGAGGAGGCCGCCCGGCTGCTGGCAGAGAAGCGGCGCCAGGCCCGCGAGCAGCGGGAGCGGGAGGAACGGGAACGtcgggagcaggaggagcaggagag gcggctgcaggaggagcgGGCGCAGCGGGCGGCGGAGGAGCAGAGCCGCAGGGAGGCCCTGGCGCGGCAGCGGGAGGAGGAGCggcggctgcaggaggagcgCGAGGCTCAGGAGAGGGCTCGGGCTGAgaaggaggaggctgagaggctGCAGAGACAG AGGGAAGAGGCCGAGGCGAGGGCACGCGAAGAGGCTGAGCGGCAGCGCCAGGAGCGGGAGAAACATTTCCAGCGTGAGGAGCAGGAGCGGctggagaggaagaag CGCCTGGAGGAGATCATGAAGAGGACGCGCAAATCGGACGCAGGAGATGCCAAG AAGAAGGAGGACAAGAAGATAATGAACGGGAAGGCAGCCGAGCAGGAGGATGTCACAG GCCGTGAGAAGCGAGCGGGGCCAATGCCCAAGGCCGAGGAGCTCCCTGAGACGGAGACACCGAGCACGGGGACGCCGGGGACGCTGAAGGGCCCCTCGGGCGAGGGGCTGCAGCCGAG CTCCCCGACCAAGGAGGTGGCGGCGCCCGTGGTGAACGGCGTGCAGCCCGGCAAGCACGAGAACGGCTTCTCCGGCACCGAGGGCTCCccggagctgctggagctctcccaccacagcagcagccccggcagcatCATCCCCTTCGGCGACAAGGAGCCCTTCCTCAAGCAAGCCGTGGTCAAACCCCCCCAGGTCACAG AAGTGCTCTGA
- the MAP7D1 gene encoding MAP7 domain-containing protein 1 isoform X2, whose amino-acid sequence MGDSVLPLAVQPPSPGGTLHGDSPPPQHDRPLPPAVSPPGQPPSPIPPAVTPSKTSIPPVPPAVPPPGQPVPPAAPPSMESSTPQRDLPVPTATSPSGQPDSPIPPTVAPSAESVPPWCEQPPPSPPRPPVVGHPKAEASPPAASQPLPVPAAPCPAETVPPGSTPQDPAASKGAPPDAKSPPGSAAGPPKDVPPKGDRSSPAAASPASAASPRPKQDAQKAQARHKQAKERREERAKYLAAKRVLWLEKEEKAKLLREKQLEDRRKRLEEQRLKAEKRRAVLEERQRQKLEKNKERYEAAIQRSAKKTWAEIRQQRWSWAGALHHGSSAHKDGASRCSVSAVNLPKHVDSIINKRLSKSSATLWNSPSRNRSLQLSPWESSIVDRLMTPTLSFLARSRSAVTLAGNGKEQVPVCPRSASASPLSPCHNHRLQHRCWERRKGPAGSPDVTPRRRTESSPKKKEKKEKERENAKERSTLSRERSLKKRQSLPAAQPRLLPAGDSSPGPKNRPSSPATPKGRPASPSPALGSPHKPPLPRSAHSSPKVRAKARDERGEQEGQVKAREKKEEERGSAPSDPPRVPTEPPAAPTAPAAPSPAVATPPSRPPAGTTDREEAARLLAEKRRQAREQREREERERREQEEQERRLQEERAQRAAEEQSRREALARQREEERRLQEEREAQERARAEKEEAERLQRQREEAEARAREEAERQRQEREKHFQREEQERLERKKRLEEIMKRTRKSDAGDAKKKEDKKIMNGKAAEQEDVTGREKRAGPMPKAEELPETETPSTGTPGTLKGPSGEGLQPSSPTKEVAAPVVNGVQPGKHENGFSGTEGSPELLELSHHSSSPGSIIPFGDKEPFLKQAVVKPPQVTEVL is encoded by the exons ATGGGAGACAGCGTGCTGCCCCTCGCCGTGCAGCCCCCCTCGCCCGGGGGCACCCTGCACGGAGACAGCCCCCCCCCACAGCATGACCGACCCCTCCCTCCGGCCGTCAGCCCCCCAGGACAGCCCCCATCACCCATCCCTCCGGCCGTCACCCCTTCCAAAACGAGCATCCCGCCCGTCCCTcctgctgtcccccccccaggacagcccgtcccccccgccgcccccccctccATGGAGAGCAGCACCCCGCAACGTGACCTCCCCGTCCCCACAGCCACCTCTCCATCAGGACAGCCCGActcccccatccctcccaccGTGGCCCCTTCAGCAGAGAGCGTCCCCCCCTGGTgcgagcagcccccccccagccctccccggccccccgTTGTGGGGCACCCCAAAGCAGAGGCATCGCCCCCCGCCGCCAGCCAGCCGCTCCCcgtccctgctgccccctgcccgGCAGAGACGGTGCCCCCCGGGAGCACCCCCCAGGACCCCGCCGCCAGCAAAGGGGCCCCCCCCGATGCCAAAAGCCCCCCGGGCAGCGCAGCAGGACCCCCAAAGGACGTGCCCCCCAAGGGTGACCGCTCgtccccagctgcagcatcaCCGGCTTCGGCCGCCAGCCCCAGACCCAAGCAAG ACGCCCAGAAGGCGCAGGCGAGGCACAAGCAGGCCAAGGAGAGGCGCGAGGAGCGAGCGAAGTACCTGG CTGCCAAGCGGGTGCTGTggctggagaaggaggagaaggccaAGCTGCTGCGggagaagcagctggaggaTCGCCGCAAGCGGCTGGAGGAGCAGCGGCTGAAGGCGGAGAAGCGCCGCGCCGTGCTGGAGGAGCGGCAGAGGCAGAAGCTGGAGAAGAACAAG GAGCGCTACGAGGCGGCCATCCAGCGCTCGGCCAAGAAGACGTGGGCAGAGATCCGGCAGCAGCGGTGGTCGTGGGCTGGGGCCCTGCACCACGGCTCCTCGGCGCACAAGGACG GTGCGAGCCGGTGCTCGGTGTCCGCCGTAAACCTCCCCAAACACGTCGACTCTATAATCAACAAGCGGCTCTCCAAATCCTCCGCCACCCTCTGGAACTCTCCCAGTAGAA ACCGCAGCTTGCAGCTCAGCCCCTGGGAGAGCAGCATCGTGGACCGGCTGATGACGCCCACCCTGTCCTTCCTCGCGCGCAGCCGGAGCGCCGTGACGCTGGCTGGGAACGGCAAGGAGCAGG tgcccgTGTGCCCCCGCTCGGCCTCCgccagccccctcagcccctgccaCAACCACCGCCTGCAGCACCGCTGCTGGGAGCGGCGGAAGGGCCCCGCCGGCAGCCCCGACGTGACGCCGCGCCGCCGCACTGAGTCCTCGCCC aagaagaaggagaagaaggagaaggagcgGGAGAACGCCAAGGAGCGCAGCACCTTGTCCCGCGAGCGCAGCCTCAAGAAGCGGCAGTCGCTGCCCGCGGCACAGCCCCGGCTCCTGCCCGCAGGGGACAGCAG CCCTGGCCCCAAGAACCGTCCCTCGTCCCCCGCCACCCCCAAAGGCCGCCCGGCATCCCCCAGCCCGGCCCTCGGCTCCCCCCACAAGCCGCCCCTGCCCCGCAGCGCCCATTCGTCCCCCAAGGTGCGTGCCAAAGCCCGGGACGAGCGGGGTGAGCAGGAGGGCCAGGTGAAAGCAcgagagaagaaggaggaggagaggggctcGGCCCCCTCCGACCCCCCCAGGGTGCCCACAGAGCCCCCAGCAG cccccacagcccccgcagcccccagccccgctgtggCCACCCCCCCCAGCAGACCCCCGGCCGGCACCACGGACCGGGAGGAGGCCGCCCGGCTGCTGGCAGAGAAGCGGCGCCAGGCCCGCGAGCAGCGGGAGCGGGAGGAACGGGAACGtcgggagcaggaggagcaggagag gcggctgcaggaggagcgGGCGCAGCGGGCGGCGGAGGAGCAGAGCCGCAGGGAGGCCCTGGCGCGGCAGCGGGAGGAGGAGCggcggctgcaggaggagcgCGAGGCTCAGGAGAGGGCTCGGGCTGAgaaggaggaggctgagaggctGCAGAGACAG AGGGAAGAGGCCGAGGCGAGGGCACGCGAAGAGGCTGAGCGGCAGCGCCAGGAGCGGGAGAAACATTTCCAGCGTGAGGAGCAGGAGCGGctggagaggaagaag CGCCTGGAGGAGATCATGAAGAGGACGCGCAAATCGGACGCAGGAGATGCCAAG AAGAAGGAGGACAAGAAGATAATGAACGGGAAGGCAGCCGAGCAGGAGGATGTCACAG GCCGTGAGAAGCGAGCGGGGCCAATGCCCAAGGCCGAGGAGCTCCCTGAGACGGAGACACCGAGCACGGGGACGCCGGGGACGCTGAAGGGCCCCTCGGGCGAGGGGCTGCAGCCGAG CTCCCCGACCAAGGAGGTGGCGGCGCCCGTGGTGAACGGCGTGCAGCCCGGCAAGCACGAGAACGGCTTCTCCGGCACCGAGGGCTCCccggagctgctggagctctcccaccacagcagcagccccggcagcatCATCCCCTTCGGCGACAAGGAGCCCTTCCTCAAGCAAGCCGTGGTCAAACCCCCCCAGGTCACAG AAGTGCTCTGA